The following proteins come from a genomic window of Candidozyma auris chromosome 4, complete sequence:
- a CDS encoding RNA exonuclease, giving the protein MTLPFIRLLESPIHLESVRDLVLKAAQLHEKTSSLSQIELAGYFSKVVVLLVPRLLEKNLPQEIAVRDFRSQTDPELLFFNGKFLEVIPMRIPGNAFEVSPFQRTLVSTPIDEDVLKEKILESSNQHITIDDLLIKSPDWEEHNYKYYPGYGQEVPKDWFHTEELNKPSVEVFALDCEFCETESGDQLARISIVDFNRNVVYDKIVKPENVITDYRLRYSGITKGMMDMATTTEAEVRKTLKRLTSASDVLVGHSLSFDVSVLKMAHPKIVDTCVIYEHKKKKPYRASLKSLCKTHLGRKIQVGEKGHSSVKDAIACIDLLQLKLSRGMLYGQYPNLQPISYMIEEKATFIDKSMDEWQIAPCFHDTFTHVPVANDDEAVEKLKGAVEGSKLVFCKLSDFEEASKEQMVKLDRQLYQAWNDLPANSLFIVLGENDVKPEISQLNRQRCQYFRKLRQGEKRSSIAVTDRFGYGHKKKLKIMVEEAKKGVALFAVKKEI; this is encoded by the coding sequence ATGACCCTTCCGTTTATCAGACTCCTTGAGCTGCCCATACATTTGGAGCTGGTCCGTGATTTAGTGTTGAAGGCTGCTCAACTTCACGAGAAAACGAGTTCTCTTAGTCAGATAGAACTTGCTGGCTACTTTCTGAAAGTTGTCGTTCTCCTAGTTCCTAGgcttttggaaaagaacTTGCCTCAAGAAATTGCAGTGAGAGACTTTCGAAGTCAGACCGACCCTGaattgctcttcttcaacgggaaatttcttgaagttaTACCAATGAGAATCCCCGGAAATGCATTTGAAGTGAGTCCATTTCAGCGGACGCTAGTCTCCACTCCCATTGACGAAGACgtcttgaaagagaaaattttgGAGCTGTCCAATCAGCATATCACCATAGACGATTTGCTCATTAAAAGTCCAGACTGGGAAGAACACAACTACAAGTACTACCCGGGGTACGGGCAAGAAGTGCCGAAGGACTGGTTCCACACTGAGGAACTCAACAAGCCTCTGGTGGAGGTATTTGCTTTAGACTGCGAGTTTTGTGAAACTGAGTCAGGAGACCAACTCGCAAGGATTTCTATCGTGGACTTCAACCGTAATGTTGTTTATGACAAAATTGTCAAGCCAGAAAACGTTATCACCGACTACCGCTTGCGGTACCTGGGTATAACGAAAGGAATGATGGACATGGCAACAACCACCGAGGCTGAAGTGAGGAAGACGCTTAAGCGACTAACATCGGCATCTGATGTGCTTGTGGGCCACTCGTTGCTGTTTGACGTGAGCGTGTTGAAAATGGCGCACCCCAAAATCGTGGATACCTGCGTGATCTACGagcacaagaagaagaagccttaCAGGGCAAGCCTTAAGTCACTCTGCAAAACTCATCTCGGTAGAAAAATCCAGGTGGGAGAAAAAGGTCACTCATCCGTGAAGGATGCCATTGCATGTATCGATTTGTTGCAGCTTAAGCTCTCTAGGGGAATGCTCTACGGTCAATACCCTAATTTGCAGCCCATCTCGTACatgattgaagaaaaagcaacATTCATAGATAAGCTGATGGACGAGTGGCAGATTGCTCCTTGTTTTCATGACACATTCACCCACGTGCCAGTTgccaatgatgatgaagcagTGGAGAAACTCAAGGGAGCTGTGGAAGGGAGCAAACTTGTATTCTGTAAGCTCTctgattttgaagaagcatcGAAGGAGCAGATGGTAAAACTTGATCGCCAGCTCTACCAGGCGTGGAATGATTTACCTGCAAATTCCTTGTTTATTGTGCTTGGAGAAAACGATGTCAAACCCGAGATTAGCCAGCTTAATAGACAGAGATGTCAATACTTCAGAAAGTTGAGGCAAGGCGAGAAGCGATCTTCCATCGCCGTGACCGATAGGTTCGGTTACGGccacaaaaagaagctcaagatcaTGGTCGAGGAGGCGAAGAAGGGTGTAGCGTTGTTTGCGGTGAAAAAGGAGATCTGA
- the TAF145 gene encoding histone acetyltransferase has translation MPPKGTKGSSRAEGSGNGDSFYNSLVQGDVDVPDDKVIDEIFAERTTQHADDAIDYEDIDELADENEDEVSGMVIEESKEAGMPAEGLDDEQELQNKANDQFDAFFGDDDDEEKAAQSDHFDHMDGADMDMLGDMNNQFGFEDDGLNDLNLGFEDELGHEHTMKESEPSRKRKSSQELAQKKAKLQKIVADMESRHKARMVAKYYHEYSPSKPVNFHTMSLPAPKYYNHLRPAIAFRSNVKPLIPMKLSMEVEPDQKKAFKSKRGVINDASQKKGIVQITQADLDLIEDLERNGDTSVKVKVLPFISSDGIEYDKFAEFSKDLVLASTDWDDDAIIDAGDKDKMAKPSRPGISTDKFVDDDIDYDDENIFNGQVAPDKFELNMNDPNLLFVPDKKKTDTAKSRAVIPTDKKQLQLKFNVSNDKQYEILRNNYNTKVRSQLSNLTIEHSVPALRLQTPYYKIRLSKEEARAYHRAKFQVRQGSLICFSKPKVRKKKKDKGKTQTEIFSKTSDLTAADTAPLIAMEYCEEYPNILSNFGMSSKVINYYRKEKEDDNSRPKAPIGETHVLGVEDRSPFWNFGHVAKGDFVPTLYNNMIRAPIFKQEPKSTDFLLIRSSGCGNHQRHYLRAINNLFAVGNVFPAVEVPAPHSRKVTNTSKNRLKMIVYRTMNKNGNARLSVKDISSHFPDQNDMQNRQRLKEFMEYQRKGDDQGFWKIKNMDVVPTEEEIRAMITPEDVALLDSMQHGSQVLDDIDSLYNDDSRKQNLKREKREKENGKDAEEENEEKEKAERKRREKDGETDETIDEGLSPWSLSRSFIIANQTKAMLQLNGEGDNSGIGLGFSFLRATQKHGFKPLFPPPKESVPKNTTAAYQQKLYENEISRIWYSQRSSLTVDNREGHTLDDIYKEYKPLDHVEYMKQKFAKEKEDKVKQEGVQSARRNVLKITRLVRDENNVVQRRVEYVTDPRLIKAYIKRKKQIEGDKMSMVDANEILPTNDIEMNKIRRKALEEKIANLQKRAKLSKGRKPSKDPLHLAAAAGGTIIDANTVMLPDGSYAFGGKGIGKGKSRTRRCKSCGVFGHIKTNKKCPLYEATKGGSIRISAEQKDIIMAEYRSKEGGGGGG, from the coding sequence ATGCCACCAAAGGGTACAAAGGGATCTTCACGAGCAGAAGGCTCGGGAAATGGCGACAGTTTCTACAATTCGCTTGTCCAGGGCGATGTAGATGTGCCTGACGATAAAGTAATAGATGAGATCTTTGCAGAGAGAACAACACAGCATGCGGACGATGCCATAGATTACGAGGATATTGATGAATTGGCCGATGAAAACGAGGACGAGGTTTCTGGAATGGTTATCGAAGAATCAAAGGAAGCTGGCATGCCAGCAGAGGGCTTGGATGATGAACAGGAGCTACAAAACAAAGCAAACGATCAGTttgatgctttttttggtgatgacgacgatgaagaaaaggctGCTCAGAGTGACCACTTTGATCATATGGATGGAGCAGACATGGACATGTTGGGAGACATGAATAACCAGTTTGGGTTTGAGGACGATGGACTCAACGATTTGAATTTGggatttgaagatgaacttgGTCACGAGCACACAATGAAAGAGCTGGAGCCTTCAcgaaagagaaaatcatcGCAAGAATTGGCGCAAAAGAAGGCTAAGTTGCAGAAGATCGTGGCTGACATGGAGTCAAGGCACAAAGCCCGAATGGTGGCGAAATACTACCATGAGTATAGTCCCAGCAAGCCAGTCAACTTTCATACCATGTCACTTCCTGCTCCAAAATACTATAACCACTTGCGGCCTGCGATTGCTTTTAGGTCTAATGTAAAACCACTAATACCAATGAAATTGAGCATGGAGGTCGAGCCTGATCAAAAGAAGGCATTCAAATCCAAACGTGGCGTTATCAATGACgcttctcaaaagaaaggCATAGTTCAGATCACACAGGCGGATCTTGACCTAATAGAGGATCTAGAACGTAATGGAGATACGTCGGTAAAGGTCAAGGTGCTTCCGTTTATTTCGTCAGATGGCATCGAGTACGACAAATTTGCCGAGTTCAGCAAAGACCTAGTACTTGCAAGCACCGACTGGGACGATGATGCTATCATTGATGCTGGTGATAAAGACAAGATGGCCAAACCATCCAGACCAGGCATCTCAACTGACAAGTTTGTTGACGACGATATAGACTATGATGACGAAAACATCTTCAATGGCCAAGTGGCACCAGATAAGTTTGAGCTAAATATGAATGATCCAAACCTTTTGTTTGTAcctgacaagaagaagactgaTACCGCCAAATCGAGGGCAGTGATCCCTACTGATAAAAAACAGTTGCAATTGAAATTCAATGTGTCAAATGACAAGCAATACGAAATTCTCAGGAACAACTATAACACGAAGGTTAGAAGTCAATTGAGTAACCTTACCATCGAGCATTCCGTCCCAGCATTGAGGCTACAAACGCCATACTACAAGATCAGGTTGTCTAAGGAAGAGGCAAGAGCATATCATAGAGCCAAATTCCAGGTAAGGCAGGGCTCTTTGatctgcttctccaaaccCAAGGTGCgtaagaagaagaaggacaaggGCAAGACTCAAACGGAGATCTTCAGTAAGACATCTGATTTGACGGCTGCTGATACCGCTCCACTCATTGCAATGGAATACTGCGAAGAATACCCAAATATCTTGTCTAACTTTGGTATGAGCAGTAAAGTGATTAACTACTacagaaaagagaaggaagatgatAACCTGCGTCCAAAGGCTCCAATTGGAGAAACACATGTTCTTGGAGTAGAGGATCGCTCCCCCTTCTGGAATTTCGGACATGTTGCGAAAGGCGACTTCGTTCCCACCTTGTACAACAACATGATCAGAGCACCCATTTTTAAACAGGAGCCAAAAAGTACAGACTTCCTTCTCATCAGGTCCCTGGGATGTGGTAATCACCAAAGACATTACCTTCGTGCTATTAACAATTTGTTTGCAGTTGGTAATGTCTTCCCTGCTGTTGAGGTTCCTGCACCACATTCCAGAAAGGTTACCAATACATCGAAGAACCgtttgaagatgatcgTATACCGTACGATGaacaaaaatggaaatGCTCGTCTCTCTGTCAAAGACATCTCCCTGCATTTCCCTGATCAAAATGACATGCAAAATAGACAAAGGCTTAAGGAATTTATGGAGTATCAAAGAAAGGGAGATGACCAAGGTTTTTGgaaaatcaaaaacatGGATGTTGTACCAACAGAAGAGGAGATAAGGGCCATGATCACACCAGAAGACGTTGCTCTTTTGGATAGTATGCAACATGGTCTGCAAGTCCTTGACGACATTGACTCGTTGTATAACGATGACTCGAGAAAGCAGAATctcaagagagaaaagagagaaaaggaGAATGGCAAGgatgctgaggaagagaacgaggaaaaagagaaggcagaaagaaagaggagaGAAAAGGATGGCGAAACTGATGAAACCATTGATGAGGGTCTTTCGCCATGGAGTCTTTCCAGAAGCTTCATCATCGCCAATCAAACGAAAGCTATGCTTCAACTTAATGGTGAAGGTGACAATAGTGGTATTGGCCTCGGGTTTTCCTTCTTGCGGGCGACACAAAAGCACGGATTCAAACCATTATTCCCTCCTCCAAAGGAGTCAGTGCCTAAGAACACAACTGCTGCGTATCAGCAGAAGCTCTATGAAAACGAGATATCGAGAATCTGGTATTCTCAGAGAAGCTCGTTGACAGTTGACAACAGGGAAGGTCACACATTGGACGATATTTACAAGGAGTACAAGCCTTTGGACCACGTCGAGTATATGAAGCAAAAATTTGCGAAGGAAAAGGAGGATAAAGTCAAGCAAGAAGGTGTTCAgtctgcaagaagaaacgtTTTGAAGATCACACGTCTCGTCAGGGACGAGAACAATGTCGTTCAAAGAAGAGTCGAGTATGTCACCGATCCTCGCCTAATCAAAGCTTatatcaagagaaagaagcagattGAAGGCGACAAGATGTCCATGGTGGATGCAAACGAGATATTGCCAACCAATGATATCGAAATGAACAAGATTAGGAGGAAAGccttggaagagaagattgccaatttgcaaaagagAGCCAAGCTCAGTAAGGGAAGAAAACCTAGTAAAGATCCGCTTCATCTCGCGGCAGCGGCTGGCGGTACCATAATCGACGCAAACACTGTCATGTTACCCGATGGATCTTATGCATTTGGCGGTAAAGGAATAGGCAAGGGCAAGAGCAGAACAAGGAGATGTAAGTCATGTGGAGTTTTTGGGCAcatcaaaaccaacaaaaaatGTCCCTTGTATGAAGCAACCAAGGGAGGCAGCATCAGGATTTCAGCAGAGCAAAAAGACATCATCATGGCGGAGTATAGAAGtaaagaaggtggtggaggaggaggatga
- the GAP4 gene encoding Gap4p: MTEMEKSIYATSRHPLARRLKARHLQMIAIGGSIGTGLFVGSGYALAMGGPAGVLLAYVLVGYSLFAVVMALGEMSVQFPVSGSFNAFFSRFVDPAWGFTLGLLYSISWLVSFPSELVACSLTISYWNDRINPAVWVAIFLVVISSINLFGVKGYGEVEFTLSIIKVLAVVGFIIAGICIICGVGDQGYIGGRYWHNPGAFNHGFKGVCSAFISAAFSFGGVELVALAASETANPRKALPRATKQVFWRISLFYVTTAVVIGCLVPYTDERLLNGSSSEDITASPFVIAINNGGINVLPDIMNAVILVAVVSVGSSSVYGCSRSLASLAVQGLLPKCIGYIDRNGRPLVAILITNAFGLLGFLASSENQGEVFTWFFSVCSLAAFFTWIAICFTHLRFRWALNAQGRTTDEVIFVSPLGIWGSLLGMIILILIVIGEIWVSIWPIGSPADAEQFFKNCLSMPVIIVLCLGFKAYKGTLNQWLIPLAEIDLDTGRREIDVEELKQEIAEDRARLASKSFLYRLYRFWC, translated from the coding sequence ATGAcagagatggagaagtcCATCTACGCCACATCTCGTCACCCGTTGGCTCGTCGCTTAAAAGCCAGGCATTTGCAGATGATCGCCATTGGTGGTTCCATTGGCACTGGGCTCTTTGTCGGTTCGGGCTACGCCTTGGCAATGGGTGGGCCTGCTGGTGTTCTTCTTGCGTACGTGTTGGTGGGCTACTCGCTTTTCGCTGTGGTGATGGCGTTGGGCGAGATGTCGGTACAATTCCCGGTGTCGGGTTCGTTCAAcgctttcttctctcggTTCGTCGACCCGGCGTGGGGGTTCACCTTGGGTCTCTTGTACTCGATCTCGTGGTTGGTGTCGTTTCCCTCCGAGTTAGTGGCTTGCTCCTTGACCATCAGCTACTGGAACGACAGGATCAACCCGGCGGTGTGGGTGGCCATTTTTCTAGTGGTGATCAGTTCCATCAACTTGTTTGGCGTCAAGGGCTACGGTGAGGTGGAGTTCACTCTTTCTATAATCAAGGTGCTTGCTGTTGTTGGCTTTATCATTGCTGGTATTTGTATCATTTGCGGTGTGGGCGACCAGGGCTACATTGGTGGCCGTTACTGGCATAATCCGGGCGCTTTCAACCACGGCTTCAAAGGTGTGTGCTCTGCGTTCATCTCGGCTGCCTTCTCCTTTGGAGGTGTGGAGCTTGTGGCGTTGGCGGCGTCTGAAACAGCCAACCCTCGTAAAGCCTTGCCCAGAGCGACAAAACAGGTTTTCTGGAGAATCTCCCTTTTCTACGTCACCACCGCCGTGGTAATCGGCTGTCTTGTCCCCTACACCGACGAGCGTTTGCTCAATGGCTCTTCCAGTGAAGATATCACCGCGTCGCCTTTTGTCAttgccatcaacaacgGCGGCATCAACGTTTTGCCTGATATCATGAACGCTGTGATCTTGGTCGCCGTGGTGTCGGTGGGCTCTTCCTCGGTCTACGGTTGCTCTCGTtccttggcttctttggctgTGCAAGGTTTGCTTCCAAAGTGTATTGGCTATATCGACAGAAACGGTAGACCCTTGGTGGCCATTCTCATTACCAATGCTTTTGGCCTCTTGGGCTTCCTTGCGTCTTCAGAAAACCAAGGTGAAGTCTTCACATGGTTCTTCTCAGTGTGCTCGTTGgctgctttcttcacttgGATTGCTATTTGCTTCACTCACTTGCGCTTCAGATGGGCTCTTAATGCCCAAGGAAGAACCACCGATGAGGTGATCTTTGTGTCTCCATTGGGCATCTGGGGTTCTCTCCTTGGTATGATcatcttgattttgattgtCATTGGCGAAATCTGGGTCTCCATCTGGCCCATCGGCTCTCCAGCGGACGCTGAGcagttcttcaagaactgtCTTTCGATGCCGGTGATCATTGTTTTGTGTCTTGGTTTCAAGGCATACAAGGGAACATTGAACCAGTGGCTAATACCCCTCGCAGAGATCGACCTCGATACTGGTCGCCGTGAGATTGACGTTGAAGAGTTGAAACAAGAGATCGCAGAGGACAGAGCCCGCCTCGcttcaaagagcttcttgtaTCGTTTGTACAGATTCTGGTGCTAA
- the ZCF23 gene encoding Zcf23p: MTQHEAENHPQTGLPQQNLKLEPPSGGPDLSASSFSMSLAESIESALGKDSSGSTPSTNQNFNSNFLNQEYMMLGDLISKPSSPSPSFDNLNIPPHMVSPNNMLSDHDTDRESRPFIALDNRDEESGSDFSFQFAKAADAQYVSPLLSHHIYQTVQDIYSNKIIGFDYPSSYHSLTFFLKKRFALNNEHSSPEENARKRNNLLIILKLIASYRPTFISAHKSLFKPFDFQFLEMSFQRCLLDYENLSKLNASPTIIWRRTGEIVSISNDLVNLLGLSSSDILSKRTFIIELMYDDESIVEYFRLFKSVAVGNLHSTIVTRCKLIKRSTDHERITRTNTRIRDCDYIEFCSAWTVKRDLFDIPMMIVGQFLPVLPTSDSIRTY, from the coding sequence ATGACTCAGCACGAGGCAGAAAATCATCCTCAGACGGGGCTACCGCAGCAAAACTTGAAGCTCGAGCCTCCTTCAGGCGGCCCCGATCTTTCAGCGTCGTCGTTTTCCATGAGCCTTGCTGAGAGCATCGAGTCTGCTCTAGGGAAAGACTCGAGCGGGCTGACTCCTTCGACCAACCAGAACTTCaactccaacttcttgaaccaAGAGTACATGATGCTCGGGGACTTGATCTCCAAgccgctgctgccgctgccgTCGTTCGACAACTTGAATATTCCTCCCCATATGGTATCGCCCAATAACATGCTAAGTGATCACGATACAGATAGAGAGAGCCGGCCCTTCATTGCCTTGGATAACAGAGACGAAGAACTGGGGCTGGATTTCCTGTTTCAGTTTGCTAAAGCTGCCGACGCCCAGTATGTGCTGCCGTTGCTCTCCCACCACATATACCAGACTGTGCAAGATATCTACTCCAACAAGATCATCGGGTTCGACTACCCGCTGTCGTACCACTCGCTCACgtttttcttgaagaagcggTTTGCTTTGAACAACGAGCACCTGCTGCCTGAGGAGAACgcaagaaagagaaacaacCTACTCATcattctcaaactcattgCATCGTACCGCCCCACATTTATCAGCGCCCACAAGTCGCTTTTTAAGCCGTTCGATTTCCAGTTTCTCGAGATGTCTTTCCAAAGATGCCTCTTGGACTACGAGAACCTCTCGAAGCTCAACGCTTCTCCTACTATCATATGGCGCCGCACAGGCGAGATTGTCAGCATCCTGAACGACTTGGTTAATTTGCTTGGGCTCAGCTCGTCCGACATTTTGTCCAAACGTACCTTCATCATCGAGCTCATGTACGACGACGAGTCCATTGTCGAGTACTTTCGCTTGTTCAAATCTGTAGCTGTGGGCAACCTCCACCTGACAATCGTGACTCGGTGCAAGCTAATCAAGAGGTCTACCGACCACGAGAGAATCACCAGAACAAATACACGAATACGAGACTGCGACTATATCGAGTTTTGCTCGGCGTGGACAGTCAAGCGAGATCTTTTCGACATCCCCATGATGATTGTGGGCCAGTTTCTTCCCGTGTTGCCCACCAGCGACAGCATACGAACCTACTAA
- a CDS encoding ubiquitin-ubiquitin ligase UFD2, producing the protein MSSQDEIRAKRLARLAALQSSQSSSSPEPPKDKDQKTEAKITKPEKTEERATKQEKAAPAKRKTEETHPAKVAPKAPQPAQPLSSSPAENIDKWLREEIPRIFGVGWSGVNRLTDVGSSGLLSAESIEDVFVEILTDKGTPNSTLPITYLYEVYKKAFQLKRILPKKDPVYEQKLAIVSSIVSFCASYGLICFQIPEMVHNNNIEKSIDAFIDRNEMSAFLVDIVNKAIESDFLLDLLNMILPSISAKLHGLNLHRSEYNKYLTIWENLVAMKPVAAIFSKVDGFAPPDASKGLDFEHKTLMGSFLRLSPLAGEVATFYFAGGPKSDSQLELTPSQLAPLFSSAQNEMKVVFDRIWFITDKLIRGSPQTRQDMMKWFADLVNVSHLRTGSHAKASKLPSDGFMFNISYLLVRLSMPFLDYPVFSKLDKIDPDYFGPKNKLLNVKEDARMYSSSSEADEYYSNAMEEDTNFISDCFYLCLTYMEYGIGGMITQHGRLKNELKRSTEMVSRMQNDPAARAMLPRITEFVNTSRCRLYAIDAVSVDNNVNSEIFDFVIGASQFMVRTIDPSHKHPHPKLNIPIFQIEKVSQLDDHDFLKTKTPVPWKYFPEYMLSGLINYCKFISRYGVNALMNNEEKLSLFVEFSTILLRCPELIGNPHMKGSIVEIFFGGSIPLRNGSPGYMMNIFNTNKLVLNNLLYSLLDIYVMIEKTGASSQFYDKFNSRFYISMIIEELWHNDHYRKQLTDYSRHNVDFFIRFIARMLNDTTFLIDEAFNSLNAIHNMQVELRSREAGSEGNTDEFGSTEELQSNLSTEESKAKSYMGLANQTMKLFKLFTKQVPEGFTIGELVDRLAGMMDYNLALLVGPKCSTLKVKEPEKYDFDPKKTLADICEVYANLSGESKFKQAVARDGRSFDVKYFEKAKKILTTKTTVDDALINTFYSFGLAADHERVALEQEEMELGEVPDELLDPLMFTLMEDPVILPSSRVTIDRSTVKAHLLSDPTDPFNRMPLKLEDVIDDVEMQEKVRQFKAGKRKA; encoded by the exons ATGAGTAGCCAGGACGAA ATTCGTGCGAAGCGATTGGCCCGTTTGGCAGCGCTCCAGCTGTCCCAGTCAAGTAGTTCTCCAGAACCTCCAAAGGATAAGGATCAGAAGACAGAGGCAAAGATCACCAAACCTGAGAAGACAGAGGAGCGGGCCACAAAACAGGAAAAAGCAGCTCCagcaaagagaaagacGGAAGAAACACACCCAGCGAAAGTGGCTCCAAAGGCCCCACAACCTGCTCAACCATTGAGCTCTCTGCCCGCTGAGAACATAGATAAGTGGCTTCGGGAGGAGATCCCGAGAATATTTGGAGTGGGCTGGTCTGGAGTCAACAGACTCACTGATGTTGGCTCCTCGGGTCTACTTTCAGCTGAATCCATTGAAGACGTGTTTGTGGAGATCTTAACTGATAAAGGCACCCCGAACTCCACATTGCCTATTACATACCTCTACGAGGTTTACAAGAAGGCGTTCCAGTTGAAGCGAATCTTGCCCAAAAAGGATCCCGTGTACGAACAGAAACTAGCCATTGTGAGCTCTATAGTCTCTTTTTGCGCCTCCTACGGCCTCATCTGTTTCCAGATCCCAGAGATGGTgcacaacaacaacataGAGAAGTCCATAGATGCGTTCATTGACCGCAACGAAATGAGTGCCTTTTTGGTTGACATTGTTAATAAGGCTATTGAACTGGACTTTTTACtagacttgttgaacatgATTTTGCCCTCAATTAGTGCCAAGTTGCATGGGCTCAATCTTCACAGATCAGAATACAACAAATACCTTACAATTTGGGAGAATCTAGTCGCCATGAAACCAGTGGCGGCAATTTTCTCCAAGGTTGATGGGTTTGCGCCCCCTGATGCCTCAAAGGGTCTAGATTTTGAGCACAAGACGTTGATGGGATCTTTTTTGAGGCTTTCTCCTCTTGCTGGAGAAGTGGCTACATTCTACTTTGCTGGCGGCCCAAAGTCCGATTCTCAGCTCGAGCTCACGCCTTCACAACTCGCTCCACTTTTCTCGTCAGCTCAAAACGAAATGAAGGTCGTTTTCGACAGAATATGGTTCATCACCGACAAGCTCATCCGTGGGTCTCCTCAAACCAGACAAGACATGATGAAGTGGTTTGCAGACTTGGTCAATGTATCACACTTGAGAACGGGTTCTCACGCCAAAGCGTCCAAGTTGCCCAGTGACGGCTTCATGTTTAACATCTCATACCTCTTGGTGCGTCTAAGTATGCCCTTCTTGGACTACCCAGTGTTCAGTAAGCTTGACAAAATTGATCCAGACTACTTTGGTCCCAAAAATAAGCTATTGAATGTGAAGGAGGATGCAAGAATGTATTCATCGAGCTCAGAAGCGGATGAGTATTACAGTAATGCCATGGAGGAAGACACCAACTTCATATCAGACTGTTTCTACTTGTGTTTAACCTACATGGAGTATGGTATTGGAGGAATGATAACACAACACGGCAGGTTGAAAaatgagttgaagagatcgaCTGAAATGGTGTCTCGTATGCAAAATGATCCAGCGGCTCGTGCCATGTTACCTCGGATTACTGAGTTTGTCAACACATCTCGTTGCAGGTTATACGCTATTGATGCAGTTTCCGTGGACAACAATGTCAACCTGGAGATATTCGACTTTGTCATTGGCGCCTCCCAATTTATGGTGCGTACGATTGACCCTAGTCATAAGCATCCCCATCCCAAGCTCAATATcccaatttttcaaatcgAGAAGGTGAGCCAGTTGGATGATCatgattttttgaagacgaaAACCCCAGTCCCTTGGAAATACTTCCCGGAGTACATGCTACTGGGGTTGATTAATTACTGCAAATTCATCAGCAGATACGGCGTGAATGCGCTTATGaacaatgaagaaaagctcTCCTTGTTCGTGGAATTCTCCACCATCCTTTTAAGGTGTCCTGAACTTATCGGAAACCCCCACATGAAGGGCAGCATCGTGGAAATATTTTTTGGAGGATCGATCCCATTAAGGAACGGCTCCCCAGGATACATGATGAACATTTTCAACACAAACAAGCTTGTGCTCAACAACCTTCTCTACTCTCTCTTGGATATTTACGTGATGATCGAGAAGACTGGTGCTTCTTCGCAATTCTACGATAAATTCAATAGCAGATTTTACATCTCGATGATCATTGAAGAGTTGTGGCACAATGATCATTACAGAAAGCAATTGACGGACTACCTGAGACACAATGTTGACTTTTTCATCAGATTCATAGCTCGTATGTTGAACGATACCACCTTTTTGATTGATGAAGCATTCAACTCTCTTAATGCCATTCACAACATGCAAGTTGAGTTGAGATCCAGAGAAGCGGGAAGCGAAGGTAATACCGATGAATTTGGATCTACAGAAGAGCTACAGTCAAACTTGCTGACGGAGGAATCCAAGGCTAAATCGTACATGGGTTTGGCCAACCAAACcatgaagttgttcaagttgttcaCCAAGCAGGTTCCCGAAGGTTTTACCATTGGCGAGCTCGTTGATCGTCTTGCAGGTATGATGGACTACAATTTGGCCCTTTTGGTAGGACCTAAGTGTTCTACATTAAAAGTAAAGGAGCCAGAGAAATATGACTTCGACCCTAAAAAGACGTTAGCAGATATTTGCGAGGTCTACGCCAACTTGAGTGGAGAAAGCAAGTTCAAACAGGCCGTTGCCAGAGACGGTCGGTCGTTTGATGTGAAGTACTTTGaaaaggccaagaagattttgacCACCAAGACTACGGTGGACGATGCGTTAATCAATACTTTTTATCTGTTCGGACTTGCAGCCGACCACGAGCGTGTGGCACTTGAGCAAGAGGAAATGGAGTTGGGCGAGGTACCTGACGAGTTGTTGGACCCATTGATGTTCACGTTGATGGAGGACCCCGTGATCCTACCATCGTCCAGAGTAACGATCGATCGGTCGACAGTGAAGGCGCATTTGTTGAGCGATCCAACCGACCCGTTTAACCGTATGCCTTTAAAACTCGAGGATGTCATTGACGACGTGGAGATGCAAGAAAAGGTTCGTCAGTTCAAGGCAGGAAAGCGGAAAGCCTAA
- the RPL35 gene encoding 60S ribosomal protein uL29: MAGVKVAELRTKSKEQLEQQLLELKQELASLKVQKLTKPAVPQIGVVRKDIARVLTVINALQRENVRAFYAGKKQIPKDLREKKTRALRRALSKQDASRLTLRERKRRAAFPKRVYAIKA, encoded by the exons ATG GCCGGAGTCAAGGTTGCCGAATTGAGAACCAAGTCTAAGGAGCAGTTGGAGCAGCAGTTGCTCGAGTTGAAGCAGGAGTTAGCTTCGTTGAAGGTGCAGAAGTTGACCAAGCCAGCTGTGCCCCAGATTGGCGTTGTTAGAAAGGACATTGCCAGAGTGTTGACCGTGATCAACGCTCTTCAAAGAGAGAACGTCAGAGCTTTCTACGCCGGCAAGAAGCAAATTCCAAAGGActtgagagagaagaagaccagAGCTTTGAGAAGAGCCTTGTCCAAGCAGGACGCTTCCAGATTGACTCtcagagagagaaagagaagagccGCTTTCCCAAAGAGAGTTTACGCCATCAAGGCCTAA